One window from the genome of Actinoplanes teichomyceticus ATCC 31121 encodes:
- a CDS encoding 2-hydroxyacid dehydrogenase, which produces MRVAVFSTKPYDSRFLSEANHEAGHELTFLEPRLTPDTASLAVGCDAVCAFVNDDLGAPVLERLATAGVRMVALRSAGYNHVDLGAARRLGLAVTRVPGYSPYAVAEHCAGLVLALNRRIHRAYNRVREHNFALNGLLGFDLHGRTVGVVGTGKIGVCFIRIMAGFGCRVLATDPYPAREAIEAGATYVPLETLLAESDVVTLHCPLTPETHHLIDESRIAMMREGVMLINTSRGALVDTAAVIRGLMSGRIGHLGLDVYEEEAALFFEDLSDQVLSDDLFTRLVSFPNVLITGHQAFFTEDALRNIAASTIGSLTAYGRDGSTAGIAPDALVH; this is translated from the coding sequence ATGCGCGTTGCGGTGTTCAGCACAAAGCCGTATGACAGCCGGTTCCTCAGCGAGGCCAACCACGAGGCCGGGCACGAGCTGACCTTCCTGGAACCCCGGCTCACCCCGGACACCGCGTCGCTGGCGGTCGGCTGCGACGCGGTCTGCGCGTTCGTCAACGACGATCTCGGCGCGCCGGTGCTCGAGCGCCTCGCCACGGCCGGGGTGCGGATGGTCGCGCTGCGCTCGGCCGGTTACAACCACGTCGACCTGGGCGCCGCGCGCCGGCTGGGGCTCGCGGTCACCCGGGTGCCGGGCTATTCGCCGTACGCGGTGGCCGAGCACTGCGCGGGTCTGGTGCTGGCGCTCAACCGGCGCATCCACCGGGCGTACAACCGGGTGCGCGAGCACAACTTCGCGCTCAACGGGCTGCTCGGCTTCGACCTGCACGGCCGTACCGTCGGGGTGGTCGGCACCGGCAAGATCGGCGTGTGCTTCATCCGGATCATGGCCGGGTTCGGCTGCCGGGTGCTGGCCACCGACCCGTACCCGGCGCGGGAGGCGATCGAGGCGGGCGCCACCTACGTGCCGCTGGAGACGCTGCTCGCCGAGTCCGACGTCGTCACCCTGCACTGCCCGTTGACCCCGGAGACGCACCACCTGATCGACGAGTCGCGCATCGCGATGATGCGCGAGGGCGTCATGCTGATCAACACCAGCCGCGGGGCCCTGGTCGACACCGCGGCGGTGATCCGGGGCCTGATGAGCGGCCGGATCGGCCACCTCGGACTCGACGTGTACGAGGAGGAGGCGGCGCTGTTCTTCGAGGACCTCTCCGACCAGGTGCTCAGCGACGACCTGTTCACCCGCCTGGTCTCCTTCCCGAACGTGCTGATCACCGGCCACCAGGCGTTCTTCACCGAGGACGCGCTGCGCAACATCGCGGCCAGCACGATCGGGAGCCTGACGGCGTACGGCCGGGACGGCTCCACCGCCGGCATCGCGCCGGACGCGCTGGTCCACTGA